The following coding sequences are from one Epinephelus fuscoguttatus linkage group LG5, E.fuscoguttatus.final_Chr_v1 window:
- the LOC125889015 gene encoding odorant receptor 131-2-like: protein MQNLTEYPGNATSSRSLSVIIKVCVVVPIFCLFFCCIIVMLHIFASHRQFLDTSRYILFAYMLINDTVQLLFSVLLFLFVMGRVKFAFILCVPMLFVSSATFQNTPLILATMSLERYVAIFYPLQRPAAWRSDRIWIIILSLWLISCIFPVIHYSIGKRDPAVDILSTPVLCKSTIVNSSPIQEMFRAVVNILFFAVVAVVIIFTYVRILLETRKMRQDKVSVNKAMHTVLLHGFQLLLCVLAFTYPITETLVVLHANWLPEDIAFFNYFCFILTPRFLSPLIYGFRDQSLRGCIRKTFPCCSDKVKPGVRGIWKAVLTFNH from the coding sequence ATGCAGAATCTGACTGAATATCCAGGCAATGCAACTTCCAGCAGAAGCCTGTCTGTGATCATCAAGGTGTGTGTGGTGGTTCCCATCTTCTgcctcttcttctgctgcatTATTGTCATGCTGCACATCTTTGCATCTCACAGGCAGTTCCTGGACACATCACGTTACATCCTGTTTGCCTACATGCTGATCAATGACACTGTCCAGCTTTtgttctctgtgctgctcttcctctttGTCATGGGCAGGGTAAAATTTGCTTTTATCCTATGTGTTCCTATGTTGTTTGTTTCAAGTGCCACCTTCCAGAACACACCTTTAATTCTGGCCACAATGTCACTGGAGCGTTATGTTGCCATCTTCTATCCCCTGCAGCGCCCAGCCGCCTGGCGCTCAGACCGTATCTGGATCATTATTCTGTCCCTGTGGCTCATCAGCTGTATCTTCCCTGTGATTCACTACTCAATTGGGAAAAGAGATCCTGCTGTGGATATCCTCTCTACCCCTGTGCTTTGTAAATCTACCATTGTCAACTCATCTCCAATCCAGGAAATGTTTCGTGCTGTTGTAAACATTCTCTTCTTTGCAGTAGTAGCTGTTGTCATCATCTTTACATATGTGAGAATCCTGCTGGAAACCAGGAAAATGAGACAAGATAAAGTGTCTGTGAACAAAGCCATGCACACTGTGCTGCTACACGGCTTTCAGCTGCTGCTATGTGTGTTGGCCTTCACTTATCCGATCACTGAAACTCTCGTAGTGCTGCATGCCAACTGGTTGCCAGAGGACATTGCCTTTTTTAACTACTTCTGTTTCATCCTTACTCCACGCTTCCTCAGCCCGCTCATCTACGGCTTTAGAGATCAGAGTCTCAGGGGCTGCATCAGGAAAACGTTCCCCTGCTGCTCAGACAAAGTCAAACCTGGTGTCAGAGGCATATGgaaagccgttttaacatttaatcactaa